One part of the Paenibacillus silvisoli genome encodes these proteins:
- the msrA gene encoding peptide-methionine (S)-S-oxide reductase MsrA produces MSEQTNANFDAQSKSRLEQATFAGGCFWCMVTPFEEQPGIVSVVSGYMGGHTENPTYKEVCSETTGHAEVVQITFDPAIYPYEKLLGVYWQQIDPTDAGGQFHDRGNSYRSAIFYHSEDQRVAAERSKLELGQSGRFDKPIATEIVPAAPFYPAEDYHQDYHHKNPLRYRMYRQGSGRDAFIERHWNTPKDREARRAILTPIQYEVTQNNGTEPPFANEYWDFNGEGIYVDIVSGEPLFSSKDKFDSHCGWPSFTKPVVNANVKEKQDLSHGMIRMEVRSREGNSHLGHVFDDGPGPTRLRYCINSAALRFIPKDEMEQAGYGHYLKDFE; encoded by the coding sequence ATGAGTGAACAAACAAATGCGAATTTTGACGCTCAATCGAAGAGCCGCTTGGAGCAGGCAACCTTTGCCGGGGGCTGCTTCTGGTGCATGGTGACTCCTTTCGAGGAGCAGCCGGGCATCGTAAGTGTGGTATCCGGTTATATGGGCGGACACACTGAAAATCCGACGTACAAAGAAGTCTGCTCGGAAACGACCGGACATGCCGAGGTTGTACAAATTACGTTCGATCCTGCGATCTACCCGTACGAAAAGCTTCTTGGCGTGTACTGGCAGCAAATCGATCCGACGGACGCCGGCGGACAGTTCCATGATCGCGGCAACTCCTATCGCAGCGCTATTTTCTATCATAGCGAGGATCAGCGGGTCGCTGCCGAGCGATCGAAGCTGGAATTGGGGCAAAGCGGCCGTTTCGATAAGCCGATCGCGACGGAAATCGTCCCTGCGGCGCCTTTTTATCCGGCTGAAGATTATCATCAAGACTATCACCACAAAAATCCGCTCCGCTATCGGATGTACCGCCAAGGCTCAGGCCGTGACGCGTTTATCGAGCGGCATTGGAACACGCCTAAGGATCGCGAAGCGAGAAGAGCGATTCTTACGCCGATTCAATATGAAGTGACGCAGAACAACGGCACCGAGCCGCCTTTTGCCAATGAATACTGGGACTTCAACGGTGAAGGGATCTACGTGGACATCGTCTCCGGCGAACCGCTGTTCAGCTCGAAGGATAAGTTCGACTCCCATTGCGGCTGGCCGAGCTTTACGAAGCCGGTCGTGAACGCGAATGTGAAAGAGAAGCAGGATCTCAGCCATGGCATGATCCGCATGGAGGTTCGCAGCAGGGAAGGGAATTCCCATCTTGGCCATGTATTCGACGATGGTCCAGGCCCGACGAGACTGCGCTATTGCATCAATTCCGCGGCGCTGCGCTTTATACCGAAGGATGAGATGGAGCAGGCAGGATATGGGCATTATTTGAAGGATTTTGAGTGA
- a CDS encoding GntR family transcriptional regulator, whose amino-acid sequence MGIMMDDSRPIFVQIAERIEDDIIAGGLPEESQVPSTNQFAAFYGINPATAAKGVNLLVDEEILYKKRGIGMFVATGAKARLMEKRREQFYEQYVVTMIQEAEKLGISIEQLTDMIRKKG is encoded by the coding sequence ATGGGAATTATGATGGATGACAGCCGTCCCATATTCGTCCAAATTGCCGAACGCATCGAGGATGACATCATAGCAGGCGGATTGCCGGAGGAATCGCAGGTTCCTTCCACGAATCAATTCGCCGCCTTCTATGGCATTAATCCGGCTACGGCAGCCAAAGGCGTAAACTTGCTTGTTGATGAAGAAATTCTATACAAGAAACGAGGGATTGGCATGTTTGTTGCAACGGGGGCCAAAGCAAGGCTGATGGAGAAGCGAAGAGAGCAGTTTTACGAGCAATATGTCGTCACGATGATTCAAGAGGCCGAGAAGCTGGGCATCTCAATCGAGCAATTAACGGATATGATCCGTAAGAAAGGGTGA
- a CDS encoding ABC transporter ATP-binding protein: MSNIVEAKHLTKIYGQHTAVDQVSFTIEANKIYGLLGRNGAGKTTVMHMITAQLFQTSGELRVFGAEPYENNDVLRQMCFIKESQKYPDSFRVVDVLETASLFFPNWDKAYAAELVEAFKLPVKRRIKKLSRGMLSSVGIIVGLASRAPLTIFDEPYLGLDAVARSIFYDKLMEDYAEHPRTVILSTHLIDEVSRLLEHILVIDHGKLLLNEEADALRGRAYTVTGPVTRIESFTAGKKIIHNEGLGGFRSVTIYGSLLASDQKAAESMGLDISPVTIQQLIVYLTSGTASKEANVQ, from the coding sequence ATGTCGAATATTGTGGAAGCGAAGCATTTGACCAAGATCTATGGCCAGCATACCGCGGTCGATCAAGTCAGCTTCACGATCGAAGCGAACAAAATTTACGGCTTGCTCGGACGGAACGGCGCGGGCAAAACGACGGTCATGCATATGATTACCGCGCAGCTGTTTCAAACGAGCGGCGAGCTTCGCGTCTTCGGAGCAGAGCCCTATGAGAATAATGATGTGCTGCGGCAAATGTGCTTCATTAAAGAAAGCCAGAAATACCCGGACAGCTTCCGGGTCGTCGATGTGCTGGAGACCGCGTCATTATTTTTCCCTAATTGGGATAAGGCTTATGCGGCTGAACTCGTCGAAGCGTTCAAGCTGCCTGTCAAACGCAGAATCAAGAAGTTATCGCGCGGTATGCTGTCTTCCGTAGGCATCATCGTCGGCCTCGCGAGCCGGGCACCTCTTACGATATTCGACGAGCCCTACTTGGGGCTGGATGCGGTAGCGCGTTCGATCTTCTACGATAAACTGATGGAGGATTATGCCGAGCACCCTCGCACCGTCATCTTGTCGACCCATCTAATCGATGAAGTAAGCCGGCTGCTGGAGCATATTCTCGTCATTGATCATGGCAAGCTGCTGCTGAATGAGGAAGCGGACGCGCTGCGCGGCCGGGCATATACGGTAACGGGACCGGTCACACGAATTGAATCGTTCACCGCCGGCAAGAAGATCATTCATAACGAAGGCTTAGGCGGTTTTCGCTCCGTAACGATTTACGGAAGCTTGCTTGCAAGCGACCAGAAAGCGGCAGAATCGATGGGCTTGGATATTTCGCCGGTGACCATTCAGCAGTTGATCGTCTATTTAACGAGCGGCACGGCGAGCAAGGAGGCGAATGTACAATGA
- a CDS encoding cell wall hydrolase, giving the protein MFNQKRLAAALVFFVLLSGASLYGTKTQAAAAPTLQKGSKGGDVADLQFRLQTLGFFKAKITTTYGMATRNAVANFQRANGLKADGVAGPKTWGKLKKLSVNKPELSKLARIIYSEARGEVYKGQVAVGAVVMNRLKSPLFPKTLSAVIFQPYAFTAVADGQYWLLPNNSAFLAAKDAVRGWDPTKEALYYYNPVTAKSEWIRSRKVTTKIGRHVFAI; this is encoded by the coding sequence ATGTTCAATCAGAAAAGGTTGGCAGCGGCACTTGTATTCTTCGTGCTTCTCTCTGGCGCTTCGCTTTATGGTACGAAGACACAGGCTGCTGCCGCGCCAACGCTACAAAAAGGCAGTAAGGGGGGCGACGTCGCGGATCTGCAGTTCCGCTTGCAGACGCTCGGTTTTTTCAAAGCAAAAATTACGACCACATATGGCATGGCCACACGCAATGCCGTCGCAAACTTCCAACGCGCGAACGGCTTGAAAGCAGATGGCGTTGCCGGACCGAAGACGTGGGGAAAGCTGAAGAAGTTGTCCGTCAATAAGCCGGAATTGTCGAAGCTGGCTCGCATCATTTATTCGGAAGCACGCGGCGAGGTTTACAAAGGTCAGGTTGCGGTAGGCGCAGTCGTCATGAACCGGCTGAAATCGCCGTTGTTCCCGAAGACGCTGTCCGCCGTCATTTTCCAGCCTTATGCGTTCACGGCGGTTGCTGACGGTCAGTATTGGCTGCTGCCGAATAACTCGGCGTTTTTGGCGGCGAAGGACGCCGTACGCGGCTGGGACCCGACGAAAGAAGCGCTATACTACTACAATCCCGTCACAGCCAAGTCGGAATGGATCCGATCGCGCAAAGTGACGACGAAAATCGGCCGACATGTATTCGCTATCTAA
- a CDS encoding spore germination protein translates to MTTISLEALKQRLALIEDAEIIDRETTDGLRLTFIYLGTLIDQERLNESILVPLVRSFQSSVEKSLTTAKITRLSNLEQALQYLMKGSVLVHDSSSGRWQAIMLPNSLSRSIETSETETIMFGPKDSFSEQLEQNILLIRRRLPLTALKTERYSVGSLTQTTVVLMYIDGLINPEFVAVAKNKLSSIDFDMFLDSSHVAAFMEDHYHSIFPQYLQTDRPDSCAYSLGIGKLVIFVNNTPFALVAPITLFHLFQSPEDYINRWLVASFLRPLRYLSFLLSITLIPIYVALTTHHYQMLPLQILYVIIESRSKLPLSPFWEAFIILITLEIIKEASLRMPTKTSQNLGVIGGIVIGQAAVEAGFASKVLIVLAGISAISTFLVPNYLVTKSSLLLQFIFLILATYLGIPGILLGLVGMFAHLNGLTSLNQPYLAPVSPFYWRDWVDLFVRGPLHAMRIRPEALRPLNKYRISRRSK, encoded by the coding sequence ATGACAACAATCTCTTTAGAAGCTTTAAAGCAACGCCTCGCCCTAATTGAGGACGCGGAGATAATTGATCGAGAGACTACCGACGGACTTCGTTTGACATTTATTTATCTTGGAACCTTAATCGATCAGGAGCGTCTTAACGAATCGATTCTTGTGCCTCTCGTTCGATCATTCCAAAGCTCGGTGGAAAAAAGCCTGACCACCGCCAAAATTACACGTTTATCCAATTTGGAGCAAGCCCTCCAGTATCTCATGAAGGGCTCAGTGCTAGTTCACGACTCATCCAGCGGGCGATGGCAAGCTATTATGCTCCCCAACTCGCTCAGCCGGTCCATCGAAACCTCAGAGACGGAAACAATAATGTTCGGCCCAAAAGACAGTTTCAGCGAGCAGCTGGAGCAAAACATCTTGCTGATTAGAAGAAGGCTTCCTTTAACAGCGCTCAAAACAGAGAGATACTCCGTCGGCTCCTTAACCCAAACAACCGTAGTCCTTATGTACATCGACGGGCTAATCAATCCAGAATTTGTAGCGGTCGCGAAAAATAAGCTTTCCAGCATCGACTTCGATATGTTCTTGGACTCTTCACATGTTGCAGCGTTTATGGAAGACCATTATCACAGCATCTTTCCTCAATATCTTCAGACCGATCGACCGGATTCCTGCGCGTATTCACTAGGCATCGGAAAATTGGTCATTTTCGTCAATAACACTCCTTTCGCCTTAGTCGCTCCGATTACGCTGTTTCACTTGTTTCAGTCGCCGGAGGATTATATAAACCGCTGGTTGGTAGCTAGCTTTTTGAGGCCGTTACGCTATCTCAGTTTCCTTCTTTCCATTACTCTAATTCCAATTTACGTGGCATTAACGACTCATCATTATCAAATGCTTCCCCTGCAAATTTTATATGTAATCATCGAGTCTCGTAGCAAACTGCCGCTATCCCCCTTCTGGGAAGCGTTTATTATTCTTATTACGCTAGAAATTATCAAGGAAGCCAGCCTAAGAATGCCGACCAAAACGAGCCAAAACTTGGGGGTAATTGGAGGAATCGTTATAGGACAAGCTGCGGTAGAAGCCGGATTTGCAAGCAAAGTGCTAATCGTATTGGCAGGCATTTCGGCGATTTCCACTTTTCTCGTTCCAAACTATCTGGTCACCAAATCCAGTTTACTACTTCAATTCATATTCTTGATTCTCGCGACCTATTTAGGCATTCCCGGTATCTTGCTTGGACTCGTCGGCATGTTTGCCCATCTGAACGGGCTTACGTCCTTGAACCAGCCCTACTTGGCGCCGGTATCTCCGTTTTATTGGAGAGATTGGGTCGATCTTTTCGTCCGAGGGCCGTTACACGCTATGCGCATTCGTCCTGAAGCATTGCGTCCTTTGAACAAGTATCGTATTAGCCGAAGGAGTAAATGA
- a CDS encoding NUDIX domain-containing protein, with protein MGINYCMTCGAPLEVRDVDGTPRKACTAEGCNFVHWGNYSVGVGALVVRNEKVLLVRRAQEPGKGFWTNPGGYIEQHELIHETIRREVLEESGIEAEVRNIVAVRDYPRNIHNVYIAFAMDYVAGEPVPDGVEVDAAGFYSLKEMETMNVAGFTKWLVDVALHGQGEGLKEDKEPIVQFDGYGLFRV; from the coding sequence ATGGGAATCAATTATTGTATGACATGCGGAGCTCCGCTTGAAGTCAGAGACGTTGACGGTACGCCTCGCAAAGCTTGCACGGCTGAAGGCTGCAACTTCGTGCATTGGGGCAATTACAGCGTCGGCGTCGGCGCGCTTGTTGTCCGTAACGAGAAGGTGTTGCTCGTACGGCGGGCGCAGGAGCCTGGCAAAGGCTTTTGGACGAATCCGGGCGGTTACATTGAGCAGCATGAGCTGATTCATGAGACGATCCGCCGCGAAGTGCTGGAGGAGTCCGGCATCGAGGCGGAAGTCCGGAATATCGTTGCCGTTCGCGATTACCCGCGGAACATCCACAATGTGTACATCGCCTTCGCGATGGACTACGTTGCCGGCGAGCCGGTGCCGGATGGCGTTGAAGTCGATGCCGCAGGCTTTTACAGCCTGAAGGAGATGGAGACGATGAACGTCGCCGGGTTTACGAAGTGGCTGGTCGATGTTGCGCTTCATGGACAGGGCGAAGGGTTGAAGGAAGACAAGGAGCCGATCGTTCAGTTCGACGGTTATGGGCTATTCCGAGTGTAA
- a CDS encoding IS1182 family transposase (programmed frameshift): protein MLRPNREKQQNYELVSIEDLVPADHLLRKIDKYIDFSFIDERVRHLYSQDNGRPAIDPLVLFKMIFLGYFYGIRSERQLERDIQTNLAYRWFLGLGLADRVPDHTTISWNRRTRFKDTTVFQDIFDEIVLQAISQRMVGGRVLISDSTHLKANANKHKYTKEQVKQNTRDYLDELNAAVETDRKAQGKKPLKPREEVNEDKEVKVSTTDPDSGYMVREGKPEGFFYLDHRTVDVKYNLITDVFVTAGNVHDSVPYLSRLDRQRERFGFGVEAVALDSGYLTTPICKGLQDRKIFGVIAHRRFHPTQGLFHKWEFTYNVEQDVYVCPQKQELPYRTTDRHGYRHYASDPKLCAVCPMLEHCTRSKNHRKLVTRHIWEDSKEQVRQNRLTKSGKGLYRKRKETIERSFADAKQLHGFRYCRLRGLRNVMEQALMTAAVQNMKKIAFHLDRKAKEG from the exons ATGCTGCGACCTAATCGGGAAAAGCAACAGAATTACGAACTGGTCTCCATCGAGGATTTAGTTCCCGCTGATCATTTGCTTCGCAAAATTGACAAGTACATTGACTTCTCTTTCATTGATGAAAGGGTTCGTCATCTCTACTCGCAAGATAACGGTCGACCTGCCATCGATCCATTGGTTCTCTTCAAGATGATCTTTCTCGGGTACTTTTACGGCATTCGTTCTGAACGCCAGCTCGAACGTGATATTCAAACCAACCTGGCTTACCGTTGGTTTCTTGGACTTGGCTTAGCTGACCGCGTTCCTGATCACACAACGATTAGTTGGAACCGTCGTACGCGGTTTAAGGACACGACTGTTTTCCAAGATATTTTTGATGAGATTGTGCTGCAGGCTATCTCACAACGCATGGTTGGCGGCCGAGTCCTTATTTCGGATTCGACGCATCTGAAGGCTAATGCAAATAAACATAAGTACACCAAAGAACAAGTGAAGCAAAACACGCGCGATTATCTCGACGAATTAAACGCTGCGGTCGAGACGGACCGAAAAGCACAAGGAAAAAAGC CTCTAAAACCGCGAGAGGAGGTGAACGAAGACAAAGAGGTTAAGGTTAGCACGACTGACCCTGATAGTGGCTACATGGTGCGAGAAGGCAAACCGGAGGGTTTCTTCTACTTAGATCACCGTACCGTCGATGTGAAGTACAACTTGATTACCGATGTCTTCGTCACCGCAGGAAACGTTCATGATTCCGTTCCTTATCTGAGCCGTCTTGATCGTCAACGAGAACGTTTTGGTTTCGGAGTAGAAGCAGTTGCCTTGGATTCCGGCTATTTAACAACCCCGATATGCAAAGGACTGCAAGACCGCAAGATCTTTGGTGTGATTGCACATCGTCGTTTTCATCCTACGCAAGGTCTTTTCCACAAATGGGAGTTTACGTACAATGTGGAGCAAGATGTGTATGTGTGCCCGCAAAAGCAGGAGTTGCCTTACCGAACGACGGATCGTCACGGTTACCGGCATTACGCGTCAGACCCTAAACTATGTGCTGTATGCCCGATGCTTGAGCACTGTACTCGCTCCAAGAACCATCGCAAGCTAGTAACACGACATATTTGGGAGGACAGCAAGGAACAGGTGCGACAAAACCGGTTAACCAAATCCGGAAAAGGGCTCTACCGAAAACGAAAAGAAACGATTGAGCGAAGCTTCGCGGACGCTAAACAGCTCCATGGGTTTCGCTATTGCCGTTTGCGGGGACTGCGGAATGTGATGGAGCAAGCGCTCATGACCGCAGCCGTGCAGAACATGAAAAAGATCGCCTTCCATCTGGATAGGAAGGCGAAGGAGGGTTAG
- a CDS encoding immunoglobulin-like domain-containing protein, with translation MKKWTVVMLVLSMFLLGSGTALAKHGDDDRGRDDNRQQQLQSCKDVVSRLNLVLAKVKNERTRTILKKMIAQFKSECESTGSSTNQQDAAKANADKAALAIQFLGNDHAGSVTIPVILAAKGKNGSAITWTSSNPSIISNNGFMINRPKNNDAAVDLTAVIRYGSASTSKTFRVIVKSTAPPMADTDRVAKDKEALQIVFNGSDNTDNVTQAMKELPSKGVNGSSVTWTSTLPNVVSHDGKVVNRPANGSGDTKVVIYALIKSGNYSDMKLFVVTVKQQMPDAQKVSADKEALQIDFGGSDTINRVTRPLDGLPTIGVNGSKIAWTSSNTAVLSADGKTFHRPAAGSGDVFVALTAIITSGPASDVKVFILDVKPEFSSTEKVAVDKADLAIAYKDKDNAASVTNSIGLPTKGYYGSTIVWYSSNTSVLANNGTLISRPSHGKGDATVNLTAFISHNGVGDVKTFTVVVKQY, from the coding sequence ATGAAGAAGTGGACAGTCGTCATGCTAGTCCTTTCCATGTTTCTACTTGGCAGCGGCACCGCACTTGCGAAACATGGAGATGACGATCGTGGCAGGGACGATAATCGGCAGCAGCAATTGCAGTCCTGTAAAGATGTCGTATCCCGGCTGAATTTGGTACTAGCGAAGGTTAAGAATGAGCGGACCCGTACGATTTTGAAAAAGATGATCGCTCAATTTAAGTCGGAATGCGAATCTACCGGCAGCAGCACGAACCAACAGGATGCGGCAAAGGCGAATGCCGACAAAGCCGCGCTCGCGATCCAATTTCTCGGCAATGACCATGCAGGCTCCGTCACCATCCCCGTCATCCTTGCTGCGAAAGGCAAGAACGGCTCCGCGATCACTTGGACATCCAGCAATCCTTCCATCATTTCGAACAACGGTTTCATGATCAACCGTCCGAAAAATAATGATGCCGCCGTCGATTTAACGGCCGTTATCCGCTACGGCAGCGCATCTACCAGCAAAACGTTCCGCGTTATCGTGAAGTCCACGGCGCCTCCGATGGCGGACACCGATCGCGTTGCGAAGGATAAAGAGGCGCTTCAAATCGTGTTTAACGGCTCCGATAATACCGATAACGTCACGCAAGCAATGAAAGAGCTTCCATCTAAAGGCGTGAACGGCTCCTCGGTTACATGGACCTCTACGCTCCCGAACGTCGTCTCGCACGACGGTAAAGTTGTCAATCGTCCGGCAAACGGCTCCGGCGATACGAAGGTCGTCATTTATGCTTTGATTAAGTCAGGCAATTACTCGGATATGAAGCTGTTTGTCGTGACGGTTAAGCAGCAGATGCCGGACGCTCAGAAGGTCTCGGCCGATAAAGAGGCGCTCCAAATCGACTTTGGCGGTTCGGACACGATCAATCGTGTGACGCGTCCGCTGGACGGCTTGCCTACGATAGGCGTGAATGGCTCGAAAATTGCATGGACCTCCAGCAACACAGCCGTATTGTCGGCTGACGGCAAAACATTTCATCGTCCGGCTGCCGGCTCCGGCGATGTGTTCGTAGCGTTGACTGCGATCATCACAAGCGGACCGGCGTCCGACGTGAAGGTGTTCATTCTCGATGTGAAGCCGGAGTTTTCAAGCACGGAGAAGGTCGCCGTCGATAAAGCGGATCTTGCTATCGCGTATAAAGATAAGGACAACGCAGCATCCGTGACGAATTCGATCGGTTTGCCGACAAAAGGGTACTACGGCAGCACGATCGTTTGGTATTCCAGCAACACGTCGGTACTCGCGAATAACGGCACCCTCATCAGCCGTCCTTCCCATGGCAAAGGCGATGCGACCGTGAACTTGACCGCGTTTATCAGCCATAATGGAGTCGGCGATGTGAAGACCTTTACGGTTGTCGTGAAACAATATTAA
- a CDS encoding C40 family peptidase, giving the protein MQATHNRLLKSILNVSLCAAVGFTALVIGNSTKANAATEEAKELISYGEKYIGTPYLYGAVPYLTNAFDCSSFTQYVFDNFNINLPRTSLDQAAKGTKIAKGYLSMGDLVFFKTNGVGISHVAIYAGNNKILHSASKGVAISDMSTGYWKNSYVTARRVLS; this is encoded by the coding sequence ATGCAAGCAACACATAATCGTTTACTCAAGAGCATCCTAAATGTGAGCCTTTGCGCCGCAGTTGGATTTACCGCACTAGTAATAGGCAATTCCACGAAAGCGAATGCCGCGACGGAGGAAGCGAAAGAGCTGATCTCCTACGGAGAGAAGTACATAGGTACACCTTATTTATATGGCGCAGTACCCTATTTGACGAATGCTTTTGACTGCTCGTCCTTCACCCAATACGTGTTCGATAACTTTAATATTAATCTGCCGCGGACATCGCTCGACCAAGCAGCGAAAGGAACGAAGATTGCGAAAGGCTACCTCAGCATGGGCGATCTCGTTTTCTTCAAAACGAACGGCGTTGGCATCAGCCACGTCGCCATCTATGCCGGCAACAATAAGATTTTGCACAGCGCCAGCAAAGGTGTCGCGATTTCGGACATGTCGACCGGCTACTGGAAAAATTCCTATGTAACTGCAAGACGCGTTTTAAGCTAG
- a CDS encoding DinB family protein, with product MRKEFVFHLYNVEHANFLKLLAKCPEELRKATPEGFNTSLYWHLGHVLRITEFHVFDLAQQRSTRPLPEIYNDLFFYGTKATEWKEELLAQQPSWEEMIDLLHEQRDLIYSSMKDRLEEPVPENFKKAETFSELIVTTAAHLSNHNGVVAAMLQVLQQK from the coding sequence ATGAGAAAAGAATTCGTATTTCACCTGTACAATGTCGAGCACGCAAACTTCTTGAAATTGTTGGCTAAATGTCCCGAGGAGCTGCGCAAGGCAACACCTGAAGGCTTCAACACCAGCTTGTACTGGCATTTGGGTCATGTGCTTCGGATAACCGAGTTTCATGTGTTTGATCTTGCGCAGCAACGCTCGACGCGTCCGCTTCCCGAAATCTACAATGACTTGTTCTTCTATGGCACGAAGGCTACGGAATGGAAGGAAGAGCTGCTGGCGCAGCAGCCTTCATGGGAGGAAATGATTGATTTGCTGCATGAACAGCGCGATCTTATTTACAGCTCCATGAAGGACAGACTGGAAGAGCCTGTGCCGGAAAATTTCAAAAAAGCCGAAACCTTCAGCGAGCTGATTGTGACGACCGCGGCGCATTTATCCAATCATAATGGCGTGGTTGCTGCAATGCTGCAAGTGCTTCAGCAGAAGTAA
- a CDS encoding GerAB/ArcD/ProY family transporter produces the protein MQAISLFRKTSHQESGFYALFLTNRIQMLYYMIVMPSALVQPYMLLAIVAMGIASQFCLYMLSKWFATPYAAQGYQGFEKLFGKRGIKILALASLPLLLLKISFISISYAEIMQQFVFPSMDREWHIVFPFILSCYLALFGMENMVRFVTIVFIGTIWIFFLYTPYFLVQSNSIHDLYPLIPIGPEPFAWKSLLLVFSSFSGPEFLIAISYWLNPQRKMLKYLTIANAISVGEYLFISIASLLFYGSKYLPTIKYPNVEMGRYLQSPVFERVDIILISAYSFSFLYSIALFVLMIYGASRLLGKTKTNTTLIGLIVSGCAAMAVTLPISKWFWEPGLEQSFWLDLQMWAGSATYLLVPLLVWIAIKRKARTTS, from the coding sequence ATGCAAGCTATATCGCTGTTTCGAAAAACCTCACATCAAGAAAGCGGTTTTTACGCGCTCTTCCTCACCAATAGGATTCAAATGCTTTATTACATGATTGTCATGCCCTCAGCCCTTGTTCAACCGTATATGTTGTTGGCGATTGTAGCAATGGGCATAGCCTCCCAATTTTGCTTATATATGCTGTCCAAGTGGTTCGCAACACCCTACGCCGCCCAAGGGTACCAGGGTTTTGAAAAATTATTCGGAAAAAGAGGCATCAAAATTTTAGCTTTGGCAAGCTTGCCTCTCCTTTTGCTTAAGATCTCTTTCATTTCAATCAGTTATGCCGAAATCATGCAGCAATTTGTTTTTCCCTCTATGGATCGAGAATGGCACATTGTGTTTCCTTTTATCCTTAGCTGCTATTTGGCGCTGTTTGGAATGGAAAACATGGTACGGTTCGTAACGATCGTGTTCATTGGAACGATATGGATCTTCTTTTTGTATACTCCGTATTTTTTGGTGCAATCAAATTCGATTCACGATCTATACCCTCTCATCCCCATTGGCCCAGAGCCGTTTGCATGGAAATCCCTACTGCTCGTTTTTTCGTCGTTTTCCGGACCAGAATTTTTAATCGCTATTTCATATTGGCTGAATCCTCAACGGAAAATGCTCAAATATTTGACGATAGCTAACGCCATCTCGGTCGGCGAGTATCTCTTTATTTCCATTGCGTCCTTGCTCTTCTACGGCTCCAAATACTTGCCAACCATCAAATACCCGAACGTGGAGATGGGGCGCTACCTGCAATCTCCTGTATTCGAACGGGTCGATATTATCCTGATCTCGGCATATTCGTTCAGCTTCCTTTACTCAATCGCCTTGTTCGTGTTAATGATATATGGCGCATCTCGTTTGCTAGGCAAGACGAAAACAAACACTACGCTTATTGGGCTGATCGTTAGCGGCTGTGCGGCGATGGCCGTCACTCTTCCGATCAGTAAATGGTTTTGGGAGCCCGGGCTCGAACAGTCCTTTTGGCTCGACCTACAGATGTGGGCAGGATCCGCCACTTATTTGTTAGTGCCACTTCTCGTCTGGATCGCAATCAAGCGCAAAGCCAGGACAACGTCATGA